One segment of Theobroma cacao cultivar B97-61/B2 chromosome 9, Criollo_cocoa_genome_V2, whole genome shotgun sequence DNA contains the following:
- the LOC18588797 gene encoding topless-related protein 4 isoform X2 produces MSSLSRELVFLILQFLDEEKFKDTVHKLEQESGFFFNLRYFEEMVTNGEWDEVEKYLSGFTKVDDNRYSMKIFFEIRKQKYLEALDKRDRAKAVDILVKDLKVFSAFNEELFKEITHLLTLDNFRENEQLSKYGDTKSARSIMLAELKKLIEANPLFRDKLQFPTLKNSRLRTLINQSLNWQHQLCKNPRPNPDIKTLFVDHSCGQPNGARAPSPVTNPLMSAVPKAGGFPPLGAHGPFQPTPAALPTSLAGWMANPTPVPHPAASAGPIGLTAPNNAAAILKRPRTPPTNNPAMDYQSADSEHVLKRSRPFGMPDEVPNQLILHQVNNLPVNILPVPYAGQSHGQSSYSPDDLPKTVVMTLSQGSAVKSMDFHPKTQILLLVGTNTGDIMVWEVGSGERIAHKTFKVWDLSACSMPLQASLANDYTVSINRVMWSPDGNLFGVAYSKHIVHVYSYHGGDDLRNRLEIEAHVGSVNDLAFSYPNKQLCIVTCGEDRIIKVWDAVSGAKQHIFEGHEAPVYSICPHHKENIQFIFSTATDGKIKAWLYDNVGSRVDYNAPGQSSTTMAYSADGTRLFSCGTNKDGESYLVEWNESEGAVKRTYCGLGKRSAGVVQFDTTKSRFLAAGDEFSVKFWDMDNVNLLTSTPADGGLPHAPCIRFNKEGTLLAVSTEDNGVKILANSDGIRFLRTVENRSFDASRVAPAAMAPNMGAFGSNNVTIGTTIGDRAAPVAAMVGMSLQSSDGRSLADVKPRIADESVEKSRIWKLTEINEPTQCRSLRLSDNLTAMRVSRLIYTNSGLAILALSSNAVHKLWKWQRNDRNLTGKATTSVAPQLWQPSSGILMTNDITDTNPEDAVPCFALSKNDSYVMSASGGKISLFNMMTFKTMTTFMPPPPAATFLAFHPQDNNIIAIGMDDSSIQIYNVRVDEVKTKLKGHQKRITGLAFSHTLNVLVSSGADSQLCVWSTDGWEKQASKYLQIPNGRAASPHADTRVQFHLDQIHLLAVHETQIAIYEAPNLECLKQFVPREASGPITHATYSCDSQSIYVSFEDGSVGVLTASTLRLRCRIGPAAYLPPNPSLRVYPLVIAAHPSDPNQFALGLTDGGVHILEPLESEGKWGTSPPVENGAGPSNASGANGSEPPQR; encoded by the exons ATGTCCTCGCTTAGCAGAGAACTCGTGTTTCTTATACTTCAATTCCTTGATGAAGAGAAATTTAAAGACACTGTTCACAA aTTGGAGCAAGAGTCAgggtttttcttcaatttgagatattttgAGGAAATGGTGACAAATGGGGAATGGGATGAGGTAGAGAAGTATCTTTCAGGTTTTACCAAGGTTGATGATAACAGATATTCCATGAAGATTTTTTTCGAGATTCGAAAACAGAAGTACCTTGAAGCTCTTGATAA GCGGGATCGCGCTAAAGCCGTTGATATTTTAGTTAAGGACCTGAAAGTTTTTTCGGCATTTAATGAGGAACTTTTTAAGGAAATTACCCATCTCTTGACATTGGACAACTTTAG AGAGAATGAACAGCTATCGAAGTATGGAGATACCAAATCTGCTAGGAGTATAATGCTTGCTGAATTAAAGAAGTTGATAGAGGCGAACCCCCTTTTCCGCGATAAGCTTCAGTTTCCTACCTTGAAGAATTCAAGACTGCGTACGCTAATAAATCAAAG TTTAAATTGGCAGCACCAGCTTTGTAAGAATCCAAGGCCTAATCCAGACATAAAAACCCTATTTGTGGACCATAGTTGTGGACAACCAAATGGTGCACGAGCTCCATCCCCTGTCACTAATCCTTTAATGAGTGCTGTTCCAAAGGCAGGGGGTTTTCCTCCACTGGGCGCTCATGGT CCCTTTCAGCCCACACCTGCTGCTCTTCCAACCTCTCTGGCTGGATGGATGGCTAACCCAACTCCTGTGCCTCACCCTGCGGCTTCTGCAGGGCCAATAGGATTGACTGCACCTAACAATGCAG CTGCAATCTTAAAACGCCCTAGAACTCCTCCAACCAATAACCCAGCTATGGATTATCAGTCAGCAGACTCTGAACATGTTTTGAAGAGATCAAGGCCCTTTGGAATGCCAGATGAG GTACCTAATCAGCTGATACTCCACCAGGTCAATAATCTGCCAGTAAATATTTTGCCTGTTCCATATGCTGGCCAGAGCCATGGTCAGAGTTCTTATTCTCCTGATGACTTGCCCAAGACTGTTGTTATGACCCTAAGTCAGGGCTCTGCTGTCAAGAGCATGGATTTCCATCCAAAGACACAAATTCTACTTCTTG TGGGAACAAACACCGGTGATATCATGGTGTGGGAAGTAGGTAGTGGTGAAAGGATAGCTCATAAAACTTTTAAGGTCTGGGACCTTTCAGCATGTTCAATGCCTCTGCAG GCATCTCTGGCTAATGATTATACAGTATCGATCAACCGTGTTATGTGGAGCCCTGATGGAAATCTTTTTG GTGTTGCATACTCCAAGCATATCGTGCACGTATACTCCTACCATGGTGGTGATGATCTACGTAACCGCCTAGAG attgaGGCTCATGTCGGGAGTGTTAATGATCTTGCGTTCTCTTACCCAAACAAACAATTGTGCATTGTCACTTGTGGCGAGGACAGGATTATTAAG GTTTGGGATGCAGTTAGTGGGGCTAAACAGCATATTTTTGAGGGTCATGAAGCACCTGTCTATTCTATATGCCCTCATCACAAGGAAAATATTCAG TTCATTTTCTCAACAGCAACTGATGGGAAAATAAAGGCATGGTtgtatgataatgtgggctcAAGAGTTGACTATAATGCGCCAGGCCAGTCATCCACGACAATGGCATACAGTGCTGATGGAACAAG GTTGTTCTCATGTGGGACAAACAAAGATGGGGAATCGTACTTAGTGGAATGGAATGAAAGTGAAGGAGCTGTAAAGCGGACATATTGTGGTCTTGGGAAGCGATCTGCAGGAGTTGTTCAATTCGATACCACAAAGAGTCGTTTCTTGGCTGCTGGTGATGAGTTCTCAGTCAAATTTTGGGACATGGACAATGTAAATCTATTAACAAGTACTCCAGCAGATGGTGGATTACCG CATGCGCCTTGCATCAGATTTAACAAGGAAGGAACACTGTTAGCTGTTTCGACTGAAGACAATGGGGTTAAAATTCTAGCAAATTCAGATGGGATTAGGTTTCTACGGACGGTGGAGAATCGTTCATTTGATGCTTCAAGAGTTGCTCCTGCTGCTATG GCTCCAAATATGGGTGCATTTGGCTCTAACAATGTAACTATTGGAACAACCATCGGTGATCGGGCTGCACCAGTAGCTGCTATGGTTGGAATG TCTCTGCAGAGCAGCGATGGTCGAAGTTTGGCTGATGTAAAGCCCCGAATTGCAGATGAGTCTGTTGAAAAATCTAGGATCTGGAAACTTACAGAAATTAATGAACCAACACAGTGCCGCTCCTTGAGGCTTTCTGATAATTTGACGGCAATGAGG GTGTCTAGACTAATATATACAAATTCTGGACTTGCCATATTGGCATTATCATCTAATGCTGTACACAAGCTCTGGAAATGGCAGAGGAATGATCGAAACTTAACGGGGAAG GCCACAACTAGTGTAGCACCACAATTATGGCAGCCTTCAAGTGGAATATTAATGACTAATGATATAACTGATACAAACCCTGAAGATGCCGTTCCATGCTTTGCGCTTTCAAAGAATGATTCTTACGTCATGTCAGCTTCCGGGGGTAAAATCTCACTATTCAATATGATGACATTTAAG ACAATGACAACATTTATGCCCCCACCACCAGCAGCTACCTTTCTTGCATTTCATCCTCAGGACAATAATATCATTGCCATAGGCATGGATGATTCATCAATCCAAATTTACAACGTTCGGGTGGATGAG GTAAAAACAAAGTTAAAGGGTCATCAGAAAAGAATAACAGGTCTTGCCTTCTCTCATACTCTGAATGTGCTTGTATCTTCAGGAGCTGATAGTCAG CTGTGTGTCTGGAGCACAGATGGCTGGGAGAAGCAAGCTAGTAAGTACTTGCAAATTCCAAATGGGCGAGCAGCATCTCCTCATGCAGATACTCGTGTTCAATTTCACCTAGATCAGATACATTTGCTGGCAGTTCATGAAACACAGATCGCTATATATGAAGCTCCAAACCTAGAATGCCTAAAGCAG TTTGTCCCGCGAGAAGCAAGTGGCCCCATCACACATGCAACATATTCCTGTGATAGCCAATCAATATATGTGAGCTTTGAAGATGGAAGTGTGGGTGTTCTTACTGCTTCAACGCTGAGATTGAGATGTCGGATAGGCCCTGCTGCATATTTACCTCCCAATCCAAG CTTGAGAGTTTATCCTCTCGTCATTGCGGCACATCCATCCGACCCAAATCAATTTGCTTTGGGCCTAACAGATGGTGGAGTCCACATACTTGAGCCATTGGAGTCTGAAGGAAAATGGGGCACCTCTCCACCAGTTGAAAATGGTGCTGGGCCGAGTAATGCTTCTGGTGCAAATGGTTCAGAACCACCCCAGCGGTGA
- the LOC18588797 gene encoding topless-related protein 4 isoform X3, whose translation MSSLSRELVFLILQFLDEEKFKDTVHKLEQESGFFFNLRYFEEMVTNGEWDEVEKYLSGFTKVDDNRYSMKIFFEIRKQKYLEALDKRDRAKAVDILVKDLKVFSAFNEELFKEITHLLTLDNFRENEQLSKYGDTKSARSIMLAELKKLIEANPLFRDKLQFPTLKNSRLRTLINQSLNWQHQLCKNPRPNPDIKTLFVDHSCGQPNGARAPSPVTNPLMSAVPKAGGFPPLGAHGPFQPTPAALPTSLAGWMANPTPVPHPAASAGPIGLTAPNNAAAILKRPRTPPTNNPAMDYQSADSEHVLKRSRPFGMPDEVNNLPVNILPVPYAGQSHGQSSYSPDDLPKTVVMTLSQGSAVKSMDFHPKTQILLLVGTNTGDIMVWEVGSGERIAHKTFKVWDLSACSMPLQASLANDYTVSINRVMWSPDGNLFGVAYSKHIVHVYSYHGGDDLRNRLEIEAHVGSVNDLAFSYPNKQLCIVTCGEDRIIKVWDAVSGAKQHIFEGHEAPVYSICPHHKENIQFIFSTATDGKIKAWLYDNVGSRVDYNAPGQSSTTMAYSADGTRLFSCGTNKDGESYLVEWNESEGAVKRTYCGLGKRSAGVVQFDTTKSRFLAAGDEFSVKFWDMDNVNLLTSTPADGGLPHAPCIRFNKEGTLLAVSTEDNGVKILANSDGIRFLRTVENRSFDASRVAPAAMVKAPNMGAFGSNNVTIGTTIGDRAAPVAAMVGMSLQSSDGRSLADVKPRIADESVEKSRIWKLTEINEPTQCRSLRLSDNLTAMRVSRLIYTNSGLAILALSSNAVHKLWKWQRNDRNLTGKATTSVAPQLWQPSSGILMTNDITDTNPEDAVPCFALSKNDSYVMSASGGKISLFNMMTFKTMTTFMPPPPAATFLAFHPQDNNIIAIGMDDSSIQIYNVRVDEVKTKLKGHQKRITGLAFSHTLNVLVSSGADSQLCVWSTDGWEKQASKYLQIPNGRAASPHADTRVQFHLDQIHLLAVHETQIAIYEAPNLECLKQFVPREASGPITHATYSCDSQSIYVSFEDGSVGVLTASTLRLRCRIGPAAYLPPNPSLRVYPLVIAAHPSDPNQFALGLTDGGVHILEPLESEGKWGTSPPVENGAGPSNASGANGSEPPQR comes from the exons ATGTCCTCGCTTAGCAGAGAACTCGTGTTTCTTATACTTCAATTCCTTGATGAAGAGAAATTTAAAGACACTGTTCACAA aTTGGAGCAAGAGTCAgggtttttcttcaatttgagatattttgAGGAAATGGTGACAAATGGGGAATGGGATGAGGTAGAGAAGTATCTTTCAGGTTTTACCAAGGTTGATGATAACAGATATTCCATGAAGATTTTTTTCGAGATTCGAAAACAGAAGTACCTTGAAGCTCTTGATAA GCGGGATCGCGCTAAAGCCGTTGATATTTTAGTTAAGGACCTGAAAGTTTTTTCGGCATTTAATGAGGAACTTTTTAAGGAAATTACCCATCTCTTGACATTGGACAACTTTAG AGAGAATGAACAGCTATCGAAGTATGGAGATACCAAATCTGCTAGGAGTATAATGCTTGCTGAATTAAAGAAGTTGATAGAGGCGAACCCCCTTTTCCGCGATAAGCTTCAGTTTCCTACCTTGAAGAATTCAAGACTGCGTACGCTAATAAATCAAAG TTTAAATTGGCAGCACCAGCTTTGTAAGAATCCAAGGCCTAATCCAGACATAAAAACCCTATTTGTGGACCATAGTTGTGGACAACCAAATGGTGCACGAGCTCCATCCCCTGTCACTAATCCTTTAATGAGTGCTGTTCCAAAGGCAGGGGGTTTTCCTCCACTGGGCGCTCATGGT CCCTTTCAGCCCACACCTGCTGCTCTTCCAACCTCTCTGGCTGGATGGATGGCTAACCCAACTCCTGTGCCTCACCCTGCGGCTTCTGCAGGGCCAATAGGATTGACTGCACCTAACAATGCAG CTGCAATCTTAAAACGCCCTAGAACTCCTCCAACCAATAACCCAGCTATGGATTATCAGTCAGCAGACTCTGAACATGTTTTGAAGAGATCAAGGCCCTTTGGAATGCCAGATGAG GTCAATAATCTGCCAGTAAATATTTTGCCTGTTCCATATGCTGGCCAGAGCCATGGTCAGAGTTCTTATTCTCCTGATGACTTGCCCAAGACTGTTGTTATGACCCTAAGTCAGGGCTCTGCTGTCAAGAGCATGGATTTCCATCCAAAGACACAAATTCTACTTCTTG TGGGAACAAACACCGGTGATATCATGGTGTGGGAAGTAGGTAGTGGTGAAAGGATAGCTCATAAAACTTTTAAGGTCTGGGACCTTTCAGCATGTTCAATGCCTCTGCAG GCATCTCTGGCTAATGATTATACAGTATCGATCAACCGTGTTATGTGGAGCCCTGATGGAAATCTTTTTG GTGTTGCATACTCCAAGCATATCGTGCACGTATACTCCTACCATGGTGGTGATGATCTACGTAACCGCCTAGAG attgaGGCTCATGTCGGGAGTGTTAATGATCTTGCGTTCTCTTACCCAAACAAACAATTGTGCATTGTCACTTGTGGCGAGGACAGGATTATTAAG GTTTGGGATGCAGTTAGTGGGGCTAAACAGCATATTTTTGAGGGTCATGAAGCACCTGTCTATTCTATATGCCCTCATCACAAGGAAAATATTCAG TTCATTTTCTCAACAGCAACTGATGGGAAAATAAAGGCATGGTtgtatgataatgtgggctcAAGAGTTGACTATAATGCGCCAGGCCAGTCATCCACGACAATGGCATACAGTGCTGATGGAACAAG GTTGTTCTCATGTGGGACAAACAAAGATGGGGAATCGTACTTAGTGGAATGGAATGAAAGTGAAGGAGCTGTAAAGCGGACATATTGTGGTCTTGGGAAGCGATCTGCAGGAGTTGTTCAATTCGATACCACAAAGAGTCGTTTCTTGGCTGCTGGTGATGAGTTCTCAGTCAAATTTTGGGACATGGACAATGTAAATCTATTAACAAGTACTCCAGCAGATGGTGGATTACCG CATGCGCCTTGCATCAGATTTAACAAGGAAGGAACACTGTTAGCTGTTTCGACTGAAGACAATGGGGTTAAAATTCTAGCAAATTCAGATGGGATTAGGTTTCTACGGACGGTGGAGAATCGTTCATTTGATGCTTCAAGAGTTGCTCCTGCTGCTATGGTAAAA GCTCCAAATATGGGTGCATTTGGCTCTAACAATGTAACTATTGGAACAACCATCGGTGATCGGGCTGCACCAGTAGCTGCTATGGTTGGAATG TCTCTGCAGAGCAGCGATGGTCGAAGTTTGGCTGATGTAAAGCCCCGAATTGCAGATGAGTCTGTTGAAAAATCTAGGATCTGGAAACTTACAGAAATTAATGAACCAACACAGTGCCGCTCCTTGAGGCTTTCTGATAATTTGACGGCAATGAGG GTGTCTAGACTAATATATACAAATTCTGGACTTGCCATATTGGCATTATCATCTAATGCTGTACACAAGCTCTGGAAATGGCAGAGGAATGATCGAAACTTAACGGGGAAG GCCACAACTAGTGTAGCACCACAATTATGGCAGCCTTCAAGTGGAATATTAATGACTAATGATATAACTGATACAAACCCTGAAGATGCCGTTCCATGCTTTGCGCTTTCAAAGAATGATTCTTACGTCATGTCAGCTTCCGGGGGTAAAATCTCACTATTCAATATGATGACATTTAAG ACAATGACAACATTTATGCCCCCACCACCAGCAGCTACCTTTCTTGCATTTCATCCTCAGGACAATAATATCATTGCCATAGGCATGGATGATTCATCAATCCAAATTTACAACGTTCGGGTGGATGAG GTAAAAACAAAGTTAAAGGGTCATCAGAAAAGAATAACAGGTCTTGCCTTCTCTCATACTCTGAATGTGCTTGTATCTTCAGGAGCTGATAGTCAG CTGTGTGTCTGGAGCACAGATGGCTGGGAGAAGCAAGCTAGTAAGTACTTGCAAATTCCAAATGGGCGAGCAGCATCTCCTCATGCAGATACTCGTGTTCAATTTCACCTAGATCAGATACATTTGCTGGCAGTTCATGAAACACAGATCGCTATATATGAAGCTCCAAACCTAGAATGCCTAAAGCAG TTTGTCCCGCGAGAAGCAAGTGGCCCCATCACACATGCAACATATTCCTGTGATAGCCAATCAATATATGTGAGCTTTGAAGATGGAAGTGTGGGTGTTCTTACTGCTTCAACGCTGAGATTGAGATGTCGGATAGGCCCTGCTGCATATTTACCTCCCAATCCAAG CTTGAGAGTTTATCCTCTCGTCATTGCGGCACATCCATCCGACCCAAATCAATTTGCTTTGGGCCTAACAGATGGTGGAGTCCACATACTTGAGCCATTGGAGTCTGAAGGAAAATGGGGCACCTCTCCACCAGTTGAAAATGGTGCTGGGCCGAGTAATGCTTCTGGTGCAAATGGTTCAGAACCACCCCAGCGGTGA
- the LOC18588797 gene encoding topless-related protein 4 isoform X1 produces the protein MSSLSRELVFLILQFLDEEKFKDTVHKLEQESGFFFNLRYFEEMVTNGEWDEVEKYLSGFTKVDDNRYSMKIFFEIRKQKYLEALDKRDRAKAVDILVKDLKVFSAFNEELFKEITHLLTLDNFRENEQLSKYGDTKSARSIMLAELKKLIEANPLFRDKLQFPTLKNSRLRTLINQSLNWQHQLCKNPRPNPDIKTLFVDHSCGQPNGARAPSPVTNPLMSAVPKAGGFPPLGAHGPFQPTPAALPTSLAGWMANPTPVPHPAASAGPIGLTAPNNAAAILKRPRTPPTNNPAMDYQSADSEHVLKRSRPFGMPDEVPNQLILHQVNNLPVNILPVPYAGQSHGQSSYSPDDLPKTVVMTLSQGSAVKSMDFHPKTQILLLVGTNTGDIMVWEVGSGERIAHKTFKVWDLSACSMPLQASLANDYTVSINRVMWSPDGNLFGVAYSKHIVHVYSYHGGDDLRNRLEIEAHVGSVNDLAFSYPNKQLCIVTCGEDRIIKVWDAVSGAKQHIFEGHEAPVYSICPHHKENIQFIFSTATDGKIKAWLYDNVGSRVDYNAPGQSSTTMAYSADGTRLFSCGTNKDGESYLVEWNESEGAVKRTYCGLGKRSAGVVQFDTTKSRFLAAGDEFSVKFWDMDNVNLLTSTPADGGLPHAPCIRFNKEGTLLAVSTEDNGVKILANSDGIRFLRTVENRSFDASRVAPAAMVKAPNMGAFGSNNVTIGTTIGDRAAPVAAMVGMSLQSSDGRSLADVKPRIADESVEKSRIWKLTEINEPTQCRSLRLSDNLTAMRVSRLIYTNSGLAILALSSNAVHKLWKWQRNDRNLTGKATTSVAPQLWQPSSGILMTNDITDTNPEDAVPCFALSKNDSYVMSASGGKISLFNMMTFKTMTTFMPPPPAATFLAFHPQDNNIIAIGMDDSSIQIYNVRVDEVKTKLKGHQKRITGLAFSHTLNVLVSSGADSQLCVWSTDGWEKQASKYLQIPNGRAASPHADTRVQFHLDQIHLLAVHETQIAIYEAPNLECLKQFVPREASGPITHATYSCDSQSIYVSFEDGSVGVLTASTLRLRCRIGPAAYLPPNPSLRVYPLVIAAHPSDPNQFALGLTDGGVHILEPLESEGKWGTSPPVENGAGPSNASGANGSEPPQR, from the exons ATGTCCTCGCTTAGCAGAGAACTCGTGTTTCTTATACTTCAATTCCTTGATGAAGAGAAATTTAAAGACACTGTTCACAA aTTGGAGCAAGAGTCAgggtttttcttcaatttgagatattttgAGGAAATGGTGACAAATGGGGAATGGGATGAGGTAGAGAAGTATCTTTCAGGTTTTACCAAGGTTGATGATAACAGATATTCCATGAAGATTTTTTTCGAGATTCGAAAACAGAAGTACCTTGAAGCTCTTGATAA GCGGGATCGCGCTAAAGCCGTTGATATTTTAGTTAAGGACCTGAAAGTTTTTTCGGCATTTAATGAGGAACTTTTTAAGGAAATTACCCATCTCTTGACATTGGACAACTTTAG AGAGAATGAACAGCTATCGAAGTATGGAGATACCAAATCTGCTAGGAGTATAATGCTTGCTGAATTAAAGAAGTTGATAGAGGCGAACCCCCTTTTCCGCGATAAGCTTCAGTTTCCTACCTTGAAGAATTCAAGACTGCGTACGCTAATAAATCAAAG TTTAAATTGGCAGCACCAGCTTTGTAAGAATCCAAGGCCTAATCCAGACATAAAAACCCTATTTGTGGACCATAGTTGTGGACAACCAAATGGTGCACGAGCTCCATCCCCTGTCACTAATCCTTTAATGAGTGCTGTTCCAAAGGCAGGGGGTTTTCCTCCACTGGGCGCTCATGGT CCCTTTCAGCCCACACCTGCTGCTCTTCCAACCTCTCTGGCTGGATGGATGGCTAACCCAACTCCTGTGCCTCACCCTGCGGCTTCTGCAGGGCCAATAGGATTGACTGCACCTAACAATGCAG CTGCAATCTTAAAACGCCCTAGAACTCCTCCAACCAATAACCCAGCTATGGATTATCAGTCAGCAGACTCTGAACATGTTTTGAAGAGATCAAGGCCCTTTGGAATGCCAGATGAG GTACCTAATCAGCTGATACTCCACCAGGTCAATAATCTGCCAGTAAATATTTTGCCTGTTCCATATGCTGGCCAGAGCCATGGTCAGAGTTCTTATTCTCCTGATGACTTGCCCAAGACTGTTGTTATGACCCTAAGTCAGGGCTCTGCTGTCAAGAGCATGGATTTCCATCCAAAGACACAAATTCTACTTCTTG TGGGAACAAACACCGGTGATATCATGGTGTGGGAAGTAGGTAGTGGTGAAAGGATAGCTCATAAAACTTTTAAGGTCTGGGACCTTTCAGCATGTTCAATGCCTCTGCAG GCATCTCTGGCTAATGATTATACAGTATCGATCAACCGTGTTATGTGGAGCCCTGATGGAAATCTTTTTG GTGTTGCATACTCCAAGCATATCGTGCACGTATACTCCTACCATGGTGGTGATGATCTACGTAACCGCCTAGAG attgaGGCTCATGTCGGGAGTGTTAATGATCTTGCGTTCTCTTACCCAAACAAACAATTGTGCATTGTCACTTGTGGCGAGGACAGGATTATTAAG GTTTGGGATGCAGTTAGTGGGGCTAAACAGCATATTTTTGAGGGTCATGAAGCACCTGTCTATTCTATATGCCCTCATCACAAGGAAAATATTCAG TTCATTTTCTCAACAGCAACTGATGGGAAAATAAAGGCATGGTtgtatgataatgtgggctcAAGAGTTGACTATAATGCGCCAGGCCAGTCATCCACGACAATGGCATACAGTGCTGATGGAACAAG GTTGTTCTCATGTGGGACAAACAAAGATGGGGAATCGTACTTAGTGGAATGGAATGAAAGTGAAGGAGCTGTAAAGCGGACATATTGTGGTCTTGGGAAGCGATCTGCAGGAGTTGTTCAATTCGATACCACAAAGAGTCGTTTCTTGGCTGCTGGTGATGAGTTCTCAGTCAAATTTTGGGACATGGACAATGTAAATCTATTAACAAGTACTCCAGCAGATGGTGGATTACCG CATGCGCCTTGCATCAGATTTAACAAGGAAGGAACACTGTTAGCTGTTTCGACTGAAGACAATGGGGTTAAAATTCTAGCAAATTCAGATGGGATTAGGTTTCTACGGACGGTGGAGAATCGTTCATTTGATGCTTCAAGAGTTGCTCCTGCTGCTATGGTAAAA GCTCCAAATATGGGTGCATTTGGCTCTAACAATGTAACTATTGGAACAACCATCGGTGATCGGGCTGCACCAGTAGCTGCTATGGTTGGAATG TCTCTGCAGAGCAGCGATGGTCGAAGTTTGGCTGATGTAAAGCCCCGAATTGCAGATGAGTCTGTTGAAAAATCTAGGATCTGGAAACTTACAGAAATTAATGAACCAACACAGTGCCGCTCCTTGAGGCTTTCTGATAATTTGACGGCAATGAGG GTGTCTAGACTAATATATACAAATTCTGGACTTGCCATATTGGCATTATCATCTAATGCTGTACACAAGCTCTGGAAATGGCAGAGGAATGATCGAAACTTAACGGGGAAG GCCACAACTAGTGTAGCACCACAATTATGGCAGCCTTCAAGTGGAATATTAATGACTAATGATATAACTGATACAAACCCTGAAGATGCCGTTCCATGCTTTGCGCTTTCAAAGAATGATTCTTACGTCATGTCAGCTTCCGGGGGTAAAATCTCACTATTCAATATGATGACATTTAAG ACAATGACAACATTTATGCCCCCACCACCAGCAGCTACCTTTCTTGCATTTCATCCTCAGGACAATAATATCATTGCCATAGGCATGGATGATTCATCAATCCAAATTTACAACGTTCGGGTGGATGAG GTAAAAACAAAGTTAAAGGGTCATCAGAAAAGAATAACAGGTCTTGCCTTCTCTCATACTCTGAATGTGCTTGTATCTTCAGGAGCTGATAGTCAG CTGTGTGTCTGGAGCACAGATGGCTGGGAGAAGCAAGCTAGTAAGTACTTGCAAATTCCAAATGGGCGAGCAGCATCTCCTCATGCAGATACTCGTGTTCAATTTCACCTAGATCAGATACATTTGCTGGCAGTTCATGAAACACAGATCGCTATATATGAAGCTCCAAACCTAGAATGCCTAAAGCAG TTTGTCCCGCGAGAAGCAAGTGGCCCCATCACACATGCAACATATTCCTGTGATAGCCAATCAATATATGTGAGCTTTGAAGATGGAAGTGTGGGTGTTCTTACTGCTTCAACGCTGAGATTGAGATGTCGGATAGGCCCTGCTGCATATTTACCTCCCAATCCAAG CTTGAGAGTTTATCCTCTCGTCATTGCGGCACATCCATCCGACCCAAATCAATTTGCTTTGGGCCTAACAGATGGTGGAGTCCACATACTTGAGCCATTGGAGTCTGAAGGAAAATGGGGCACCTCTCCACCAGTTGAAAATGGTGCTGGGCCGAGTAATGCTTCTGGTGCAAATGGTTCAGAACCACCCCAGCGGTGA